The sequence below is a genomic window from Vibrio navarrensis.
ACGTACGGTTCGAATGGTATTTTTTGACCAGCCAGCTTGGGCCAATTTGCGGCGGATATTGCTGATATGCATGTCGAGATTGCGATCAAACGGGCACAACTCGCGTTTCAACACTTGGTGTTGCAACTCCGCTTTGGTGATCGCTTGCTGATGATTGCTGGCCAAATAAACCAGCAACTCCTGCTCGGTCTGGGTGAAGGGCAAACGCCCTAGAGTGGTCAGAACATCGCTCACGGCTTCGCTGCCGCTTAAGGTGTTGACATGAGTATGGCGCTGTTTTTCCAAAGCGACCCGGCGCAGGGTCGCTTTAATCAAGCTCAAGAGCTTGGCAATACTAAAGGGTTTGGCAAGGTAGTGATCCGCTCCCGAATCATAGCCTTCAATCTTATCGGCCTCTTCAGCAAAGGCACTGATCATGATGATCGGTGTGGAGAAACGCTGGCAAATACGGCGCGCCGCTTGCAGTCCATTGAGGTTGGGCATCATCACATCCAGCAGCACAAGATCAAAAGGCTCACGGGCGAGCCAGTTGAGCGCCTGCTCGCCATCGTGGGCACAGCTTACCTGATAGCCTTCTTGCTGCAAGACAAAATCAATGAGTTCGCACATGACGGGATCGTCATCGGCAATCAAAATCGTGGGCATAGTTTAAACGGCATAAATGATAACGGTTATCATTTTATCAACAACCTTAGCCGATGCAATACAGAAAACTCATTAATATTATCTATGACTTTATCTTTCTGGCCGTTATTCAGGCGATTTTATCTGCCAGCGCTCAATCGTGACGCCGTTTTTACTCGACCCAAGACGCGAAACGGCATCCACCTGCAAATAGTGCGTAAAATCAGGCAACAGCTCGCGTAATTTTTGGCTCACAGAGCGAGTGGTGACAATCCAGAGATTAGGGTTGAGCGCGATCCAAGCTCTGATTTGCTCCACATCTTGCGCATCCCATTCCAACTCCGATTTTGTCTGCACGCCTTGCACATGCAAACTGTACCCGGCAGCAAAATCAATCAAGGCCTCATCCAGTAGCAGCACACTTTCGATATCTTGCGCCATCAATCGCTGCTGATTGGTCAAAATCAGTTGCTGAACTGCCAACGCTATTTCACGCTGATTGTGGCGGATCTGCGTTTGCCACTTGGGGAAAACACGTTGCAGGTCGTCACTGAGAATGCCGAGCATAGTGACTAAGTTCGCTGGATTGAGCCACACATAAGGAGAGATTTGCTGCTTGTATTGCACCAAGGCCACCGATTGCGCCCTTGGTAACAGCGACTGGGCAGAATCAATCTGGATCACGCCAATATTGTGCTGACGCACCTGCGGGAAGATCGGATCTTGCGGCCACACCGAGCGAATCGTCACCACCGCTTTGGCTTCTGTCGCGGCCTGAGCCACTTTCTCTTGCTCGGCCTCGAACCACGCTTGATGGCGCGATATGCTAAAACGCGGTGACGGCAGGTAACGCACCTCCACATCCGTTTGTTTGAGTAAATCACTCGCCAACCAATAGTTGACCGGCAGTGAGGTGAGCACGGTTTCTTTGGCAAAGGAAGGCGCAGACAAGCTCGCCAAAGCACAACCAAGCAACAAAATTGGCGAGAGAAGGCGCGCCACACGCGCTGGCAATAATCGTTTCATCGTATTATCCATTGGGTCTCATCACGCGCCACAGAGTAGCGAGCACAAAGAAGCAGGAGGAGAGTAAAATAATCGCGGCGCCTGAAGGTAGCGGCCATTGATAGAGAACGGGCAGCAGCGTACCGCCTAAACAGGCTAAGGTCGCTAACAGTGCCGACAGCAGTACAAAGCGGCGGTTATCTCGCGCAATCAGACGTGCCGTCGCACCGGGAATGAGCAGCAACGCACCGACCAGCACAGCGCCAATCACTTTCACCGCAACAATCGTCACTAAGGTGATCATCAGCACAAACAAATAGTCGTAGAAGGCGACACTGTGGCCGCGCACTTTGGCTACATCTGGGCTGAGGCAACAAAGCAAAATGCGGTTGTAGGTAAAAAACAGCACCAGTAATACCGTAAAGCAGACCAAAGCCAGCAACGCGATGTCTTGCTCGGTCACGGTCAAAATCGAGCCAAACAGCACATTTTCCAGCAAGTGGATGTTGATCTTACGCGCCACGTACATCAGCAGCGCCGCTCCGAGCGCCAGCGCGCACGACAAAAACACCCCAACCAAGGTGTCGTATGGGACCTGAGTGCGGCTGCGCACATAATGCAGCATCAAAGCAAAAATCAGACAGAAGCTGAACAAGCCGATCACCGGCGATTGCGGATCTTCCCCGAGCAAAATGCCGATGGCGATGCCAGTGATTGCTGCGTGCCCAACCGCTTCGGAAAAAAACGCCAAGCGTTTGGCAATCACCAAAGTGCCTAAGCCGCCCAGCAACGGGCCTAAAATCACGGCGGCAATCAGCACATTGAGCATAAAAGCGTACTGAAAACTCTCGGCTAACCAGCCCTGTTGCACCGCTTCCATCAGCCAAGCTTGCAGACTGCTCATGCCGCTTTTCCTCTTTCGAACAAGCGCTGTTGCGAGTGGTGTTGAAACAATCGCTCCAACTTATCGACACTCAACACCTGCTGCACATTGCCAGAATCGACCATGGCGCGATTGACCACATGCACCTGACCTGGCGTGTGTTGCAAAATGCGTTTGACGGCGGAAATATCGTGATGCACCGCCAGTAACGTTACTCCCTGCTCAACCAGTTGGGCCATCAACTGCTCTAAATACTGCACCCCTTGTTCATCCATACCGGTGGCGGGTTCATCTAAGATCAACAGCTCAGGCTCGTGCCACAAAGCTTGGGCAAACATCACCCGTTGCAGCTCGCCGCCAGAGAGCTGACCAAGGCGCAAATGGGCACGTTGCTCCATTCCCACCCGAGCGAGCGTTTGATAGGCCAAAGCT
It includes:
- a CDS encoding metal ABC transporter ATP-binding protein: MKHGPEIELCGVALRYGQQPVLSEMNHRFRAGQCHLIMGPNGGGKTSLLRSIMGLTPFDGKITLHWPSEAKQRIGYVPQKALFESSLPISVLDFMLLNISRAPLFLQKWLPSYASHQALAYQTLARVGMEQRAHLRLGQLSGGELQRVMFAQALWHEPELLILDEPATGMDEQGVQYLEQLMAQLVEQGVTLLAVHHDISAVKRILQHTPGQVHVVNRAMVDSGNVQQVLSVDKLERLFQHHSQQRLFERGKAA
- a CDS encoding response regulator transcription factor, translated to MPTILIADDDPVMCELIDFVLQQEGYQVSCAHDGEQALNWLAREPFDLVLLDVMMPNLNGLQAARRICQRFSTPIIMISAFAEEADKIEGYDSGADHYLAKPFSIAKLLSLIKATLRRVALEKQRHTHVNTLSGSEAVSDVLTTLGRLPFTQTEQELLVYLASNHQQAITKAELQHQVLKRELCPFDRNLDMHISNIRRKLAQAGWSKNTIRTVRGIGYQFELSHG
- a CDS encoding metal ABC transporter permease; this encodes MSSLQAWLMEAVQQGWLAESFQYAFMLNVLIAAVILGPLLGGLGTLVIAKRLAFFSEAVGHAAITGIAIGILLGEDPQSPVIGLFSFCLIFALMLHYVRSRTQVPYDTLVGVFLSCALALGAALLMYVARKINIHLLENVLFGSILTVTEQDIALLALVCFTVLLVLFFTYNRILLCCLSPDVAKVRGHSVAFYDYLFVLMITLVTIVAVKVIGAVLVGALLLIPGATARLIARDNRRFVLLSALLATLACLGGTLLPVLYQWPLPSGAAIILLSSCFFVLATLWRVMRPNG
- a CDS encoding metal ABC transporter solute-binding protein, Zn/Mn family, whose amino-acid sequence is MKRLLPARVARLLSPILLLGCALASLSAPSFAKETVLTSLPVNYWLASDLLKQTDVEVRYLPSPRFSISRHQAWFEAEQEKVAQAATEAKAVVTIRSVWPQDPIFPQVRQHNIGVIQIDSAQSLLPRAQSVALVQYKQQISPYVWLNPANLVTMLGILSDDLQRVFPKWQTQIRHNQREIALAVQQLILTNQQRLMAQDIESVLLLDEALIDFAAGYSLHVQGVQTKSELEWDAQDVEQIRAWIALNPNLWIVTTRSVSQKLRELLPDFTHYLQVDAVSRLGSSKNGVTIERWQIKSPE